GCTTGGAATAGTCATTTTTAAACTCCAAAATCATCGAGCTATCACTCGACAGCACAAAACTGAAATCACTTCTTTCACCTTTGTCAGTTAACTCAATTTGATCGATGAGCTGTCGGTCATTTTCTATTTCGCCCGATGCATTAATGTGTTGTGCAAAGGCTTGGCTGAGTTTTGTTTCCTTATTGTAAAAAGAAGTAAATAAAATTAATTGTCCGTTTAAATAAAAAAGTTCCTCAAACTGAACATGTCTATTCCCCTCTATTTCGGGCATTTTTAATTCTTTCGAAAAAATAAAAGACATGCTTTCGGCATCAAATTTTTCGAGGTAATGGTCTTTTGGGCAGCTTGGGCAAAAGGGATTGTAGGTATCTTTTATAAAATAAATAGCACGATCATCTTTGCCCACAAATCGGTTGGGATATAACTTGCGTTCCGCTTCAATATCAGGCCCCCATTGCATTTTTGCAACTTGAGATAAAACTATATGAGGTTGAAGAAGCAGGCATAAAAAGAGGCAGTAACTCAGAACTAATTCTGAAATGCTGCCTCTTTTGTGCGAAAAGTGTAGCGTGTTCACTTTATTTTGGGTATCGTGGTCCAACCACTAGTTGAAATTTATTTCAAATTATGATATACATTTTGCACATCATCATCGGCTTCAAATTTTTCAATGAGCAGCATAATTTCTTCGCTTTGGGCATCCGTTAATTCTGTTTGGGTATGCGGCACACGCATATTTTCAGAACTAATAACATTGAATTTTTTTTCTTCCAAGGCTTTATGCATCATACCAAAATCGTGAAAAGCAGTTTCCACAATAATTTCATTTTCATCGTTCAGGTATACATCTTGTGCACCAAAATCAATCAGTTCCAATTCAAGTTCATCTACTTGTAAGCCATCCGACTTTAGTTTAAAAACCCCTTTTCGCTCAAATAAAAAATCAAGTGAACCGGTTTTGCCAAGCGTTCCATTTCCACGGTTAAAATACATGCGGATGTTGGCAACAGTTCGGGTTGGATTATCGGTAGCACATTCCACTAAAATTCCAATACCATAAGGTCCATAGCCTTCGTACACCATTTCTTCAAAATCTTTTTCTTCTTTTGAAGAGGCACGCTTAATGGCCGCTTCAATACGGTCTTTGGGCATGTTGATTCCTTTTGCATTTTGCATGGCCATGCGCAAACGCGGATTCATATTCGGATCCGGTCCACCTTGCTTTACTGCAATTGCAATTTCTTTACCGGCACGGGTAAAGCCTTTCGCCATTTTATCATAGCGGGCAAACATCTTGTACTTACGCTTTTCAAATACTCTTCCCATATTATTTCTATTACTTTTTAATCTAAATAAATTTATTTTTTGAAAATCTTGCTTGGCTTTTGTGAGGTATGGAAAACTCTTGACACAACAACTTTGTTTTTTGTGGCCTTGTAAATAATTTTATAGCTCCAAACTACCAAAAAGCGGTATTCGTTTTTTTTATGTTTTAGCAGTGGTTCTATTGGGCCAAGTTGAGGGTAATCAATTAATTTGCTAGATGCTTCAAGAATCTTATTGAGGACTAATTTAGCATAAAATGTTCCTTGTTCAGATTGAATATATTTTGCAGCTCGTTCAAGTTGTTCTATTGCTAATTTTGTCCAAACTACTTCAACCATTTCTTTGCCTTTTTTTCTACTTCACGCTGGGTAAAGATATTGCCCTCCTTTTCCTGCTCCTCCGACTTTTCAATATCCGCTAAAAGAGCTAATTGCTCATACACCTCCTCTAATGTAGTATTTGGCTTAATTCTCCCAGCTATCTCCAGTAAAGATGCTTTAATTTTTAACGCTGTCATTTGAACTACTATTTTCAACAAATTTATAACTTATCAACTATAAAAGAAAGGATTAATCACTTCAAAATTATCCTCCCCAATTGTGCCGAAAAATGCTTTTTGGCTTCCAATAGGGCTTGCAATTGCTCAATTAAACCTTGCATGTTTTCGTCGGTTGATTCTTTTAACTGTAACTGATTTTCATTAATAAGTTTCATTATTTTGGTATTCTTAAGCGAAAACAAAGCACTGTAAACCGATTGTTTTAGCACCATTTCCTCCGTTTGCACATTGATGTGATGCCGCTCCCAATGTTGGCTCAATTCATATTTATTGCTCACCAAATCAATTGCCAATTGTTGAATCACCGGATCGTGATGCTGCGTAAAGTAAGCCACATCCGGCACTTTTTCATCCGCTAAATGTTGTGCTACTTCAGTAAAAATGAGTTGGTAGTTTTTATTTTCAAACAGTAAGTTATCGTGTGTAATTTCGAAATGAATGCGCTCTGCAACAGTCGTAGTAACTGTTTGCATGTTTTGCTCTTCGTCCATTACTTCAAAATGAATTTCACGATTCCCAAAATTCACCAAAATTCGAATGATATCTCTTTCCTGATATTCGATTGCATCTTCAACAACAAACTCCTTTTCAGCTTCTTCATATTCCTGAGATGAAGGTGAAGTGCTTCCCGTTTCAAATCCTGATTTTTCGCTCTGTTCACCAATTTTTTTTCGACGCAGCTTATTTAATTCCGTGAGCAAAATTTGCTCGCCCATATCCATGATGCGGCTGCATTCTTTCACATACACTGAACGTGAAATGGCATCTGGAATTAGTGCAATGGTTTCGACAATATTGTGAATGAGCTCCGCTTTTTTAATCGGATCATTCTCTGTTTCCTTATAAAGCAAACCTGTTTTAAACCGAATAAAATCCAATGAATTTTTCTGAATAAAGGCTTCCAGTTCCTCACTGCTCACTTTTTTGGAATAGGAATCGGGATCTTCACCATCCGGGAATAGCAATACTTTTACGTTCATGCCTTCCTCCAAAATCAAATTTATTCCGCGAAAAGAAGCTTTTATCCCTGCATTATCACCATCGTAAAGTATGGTAATGTTTTTTGTATAGCGATGAATGAGCCGTATTTGCTCAACTGTAAGCGAAGTTCCAGAAGAGGCAACCACATTTTCAACACCGGCCTGAAACAAAGAAATCACATCGGTATAGCCTTCCACCAAAAAGCAATTCTCTTTGGCTATGATGGATTTTTTTGCAAAATACAAACCATACAATACGTTGCTCTTATGATAGATCTCGGTCTCGGGCGAATTGATGTATTTCGCCACTTTTTTATCCGAGCCAAGAATTCTGCCTCCAAAAGCTATCACCCTTCCCGAAATGTTATGCACCGGAAACATGACGCGACCTGAAAAACGGTCAAAATATTTTGCTGCAGCGAGCTCACTTGGAACTGCATTTGCATCTGCAGATAAATCAACCTGTTGCTGCTTTTCGCTTTTTATGGTTAAACCGGAGCGCACCAAGTAATCCACTTTGTAACCCGCTTCAATGGCGGCATCCGTAAAGTTGCGCCACTTGTCGTGAGAATAGCCCAACTGAAATTTTTCAATGATATCTTCTCGAAATCCACGTTCTTTAAAGTAACTCAAGCCAATTGCTTTGCCTTCCGGCGAACGGTGTAATTGCTCAGTAAAATATTTTTGTGCAAAAGCCGATACTAAAAAAATACTCTCGCGCTCGTTATCAATTTCAATTTGTTCGGCACTGGCTTGCTCCTCTAAAATTTCGATGTTATACTTTTTTGCAAGGTAGCGCAAGGCATCCGGGTAAGAGAGCGTTTCATGCTCCATGATAAAATTCACAGAATTACCACCTTTTCCACAACCAAAGCATTTGTAAATTCCTTTGGTGGGAGAAACCGTAAACGAAGGTGTTTTCTCGTTGTGAAACGGACAATTCCCCAACAAATTCACTCCTCTGCGTTTGAGCGTTACGAAATCGCCTACGACCTCCTCTACACGAGCCGTTTCAAAAATTTTATCTATCGTTTCTTTTGGTATCACAATCCTGAAAAAGGAAGGCTAAAGTACGCAAAATAGCTGGAATGCTTATGGAAATTCAAGTTAGAAATGCTGAATTTATTTTGTATTTTTAAGCACAACAATACATCATTGAGAATCATTTTATATTAAGGTTGATGTCGACTATTGAGAATCCAAGCAGCGTTATTCGTAAAACGCTTACGTCTCGCTCAATTATTTTGGCTTTCTTTTTACTTTTTGTTCAGGTAGCACTGTATGCGTCTCAAAGCCGGAAAGTGCTCATCATTGGCATTGACGGATGCCGCTCCGATGCCCTTCAGCAAGCGAATGCGCCACACATTGACTCTTTGGCTAATGCAGGATTATACAGTTACGATTCCTGGCATTTGGGAATAACTATTTCGGGTCCGTCCTGGTCAACCATCATGACAGGCACTTGGTGGAACAAACATGGGGTTAAAGGAAATAGTTATGCCAACAGTAATTTTAACAGCTATCCCTATTTTACAAAACGTGCCAAAGAATTAAAGCCGAATCTCCATTGTGTGCAAATTGCGGAGTGGGGGCCGCTTAGCACGGAGGTGTATAACGATGGAATGGATTTAAAAATTCAAACCGATGATGGCGGAGATTCCACTACTGCTGAAGCGCTAAGGCAATTAAACGACAGCAATTTGGATTGCCTGTTTGCATATTATGAAGCGGTAGACCGAGCCGGTCATGCAACAGGATTTAGTCCAAACAATTCCAACTATATTTCATCTATCGAGTATGTGGATGATCAAGTTGGTATTTTAATGAACAAACTCAAAACTCGTCCACACTATGCACATGAGGATTGGTTGGTTTTATTGGTTACTGATCATGGAGGAACGGGCATTTTGCACGGTGGCAATTCTTGGTCGGAGCGCCATGTGTGGTGGATTGCTTCCGGAAGTGCAGTGGAATCAGCACAAATTATTAAAGGTGATCCGGGTACCTATAACTTTTTGGGCACCGGGATATTTAATTCTTTGGGTGTAAACAAAACGCTCATGAAACAATCGCCTGTATTAGCAGATATAGCGGTTACTGCGCTACATCATTTAATTTATGATACCGGTATAAATCCCGAAACCTACACCGCTTGGCAATTGGATGGTAAATCGTGGTTAGCGAATACCATTGGCATGGAAGAATTGACGGAGCAAAATCATATCAATATTTATCCAAATCCAAGCGGAGGTGAGATAAACTTAATAGTAGAAAATCCTCTTGGAGAATCGGTTCAGGTGCAAGTGTATGACCTTAGCGGCAGATGTGTGAAACAGATGGAAGCTAGTAAAGGGAGCAACAAGCTTAAACTAGATTTGAGCGATTTAACCAATGGGACCTATCTTTCAAAAGTGAGTATTGGTAAACAATCCACAACTAAACGCATTACCCTGCTGCGTTAATTCGCTTAATGGAATGAATTTTAAGCCGACTAAATCATTTTTTAGGCGAATGTCATGAATAATTAAGGGGATCGTTTACTCGTATTTATGCTAAATACTGGTCTTCTCAAATACTAAATCGAAAAACGAAAAGGACCGGCCTATGAGAAATTGGCGTTAAGAAATTTGAATTCATTTTTAGGCGCGGGCCCTGTATAAGCAATCCTCGAGCGAGAACTGAAAATACTTACTTTCAACAAAACATTATCGAGCGCTTGGGTTGCGTGAAATTAAGGCGAAGCCGAATCACGAATACCATTGAAATTAAACACCACATGAGTAAAAAATGAATTCAAATTTTAGTCAATTGCTCATCAGCCTTGATTTTTTGCTTACTTTTTGATCAAGCAAAAAGTAAGAAAATCCCAATGATGGAAAGACTTACAATCGCAAGATATCAATTAAACTAAAGATCGGTCATCACAAAAAAAATCCAAAAATAAAAGGCGCTCCAACATGAGGAACGCCTTTTATCACTAAACCATCTTTAAACAAACTTAAGCCTTTATCAAACCAACTCTTTTCTTAATATTCATCGCTATTAAATACATCGCAGGTACTAAAATCAAAGTTAAGAAAGTAGCGAAACTCAATCCAAAAATCATCGTCCAACTCAAAGGACCCCAAAAGGCAACACTATCCCCACCAAAGAAAATATGCGGATTAAATTCCGTGAACAAGGTCACAAAATCAATATTCAATCCTACGGCTAATGGAATCAAACCTAAAATAGTTGCCGATGCGGTAAGAATTACAGGAGTCATACGCGTACGGCCGGCTTCAATAATGGCAGCATTTAATTCGTAGCCTTGCTCAATCAACAAGTCGGTAAATTCCACCAACAAAATTCCATTCCGTACTACTATTCCCGCTAATGCAACAATTCCGATTCCGGTCATTACAATCGAAATTTGCATATCGAAAATCGAAAGCCCAAGCAACACCCCGATAACACTGAATAAAATTTCACTCAAAATAATTAAAGGGCGACTAATGGAGTTAAATTGAGTAACCAAAATCAAGAAGATTAATCCCAAAGAAATCATCAAAGCTGTTCCTAAAAACGCTCCGGTTTCTTTTTGTTGTTCTTGCTCACCGGTCATGTCGATACTGATGCCTGCCGGAAGCGGAAACTTAGCAACTGCTTCCTGCACTTTTGCAACAACTTCATTCGCATTGGCATTGCTTAAAACGTTGCTCGATAACGTTACAATTCGTTTTTGATTTTTTCGTTTTATCCCGCCAAAGGTATTGTCGTAATGAATATTGGCAACCGATGCCAATGGCACCTGACGAATTAATCCACCCATATTCATATCACGATACGTAATTTTTAAATTCATCAACACATCAATGTTGTTGCGTTGATCTTCTTTGTAACGCAATTGTATTGGATACTCATCGTTTGCATCGCGAAACTTACTTACTTCTGCACCAAATACGGCATTTCTAATTTCACCACCAATTTGCGCAGTACTAATGCCTTCGCGGTTGGCACGTTCGCGATCAATGTCAATTACAATTTCAGGTTTGTTATTTTGTATGTCGGATTTTAATTCTTCCACACCCGGAATTTGCATCGAATCTAAATCCAATTTCAAGTGCTTTGCAGTTTGTATCAAATCGGTTAAATCATCCCCTGTAATTTCGATGCTCACCGGTTTTCCTACGGGAGGTCCTGCAGCTTCTTTATCCACAGTAATTTCAGCACCCGGAATTCCTTTCACAGCTTCCCGAATTTTATCCAAATAAATGCTGGTAGAAGCACCGTTTCGATGTGCAAATTCAACAAAAGCAACAGCAACCTTTCCTTTGTTGGGAGATGTACTTCTATCGCCATCGCTCGGGTCGGTGGCACCTACTGCAACGTTCGAAATTATGGATTCTACAATCGGATTGGGTTTACCATCCGGCTCCATTACTTTGTAAACACGCTCTTCCACAATGCGGGTAATAGAATCGGTGTATTCCACATTGGTTCCTACCGGTAAATTAATGTAGGTATACACAAAATTAGGATCACTTGAAGGAAAGAAAACCACTTTTGGTTTTACAATTCCGGTCAACACAAAACTAAAAATCAGCAAGCCAAAAGTTCCTAAAAGCAACCATGTTGGTCGGTTTCCTTTTAAAGCCCGCTTGAGCAATCTGGCATAACTGTCTTGAATGGAAGGCCATGTTTTATTCTGGAATTTTTCGATCACTTTGGTAAATACAAAACGATTCAAAATCACAAGAAGTAACAGAAACAAAATAAAATTGCCCATTCCAAAATTACCGCCGAGATAAAATATAAGTGCTATGGCTCCAAAAACAACGGATGCGATTTTTAAGCCTTTATTCTTTTTAGCACGCACTGCAGGGTCATTATCATCCTGATGCGGTTTCATAAACTGAACCGCAAATACCGGGTTTATGATATACGCTACAACCAGCGACGCCAGTAAGGTTACAATTAATGTCACCGGAAGGAAAAACATAAACTTACCAATAATTCCTTTCCAAAATGCAAGCGGAATAAAGGGTGCAAGTGTTGTGAGGGTTCCGGAAAGTACAGGTAGGAAAATTTCACCTGCCGCAATTTTTGCTGCCTGTTTAATTGGAACTTTCCCATTGTCGAAAATACGGTGCGTGTTTTCAATAACCACAATGGCATCATCCACCACAATACCCAATGCAAGTAAGAAGGCAAACAATACAATCATGTTTAAGTTAAATCCTATGCTTGGGAAAACCAAAAAGGCAAGGAAACAGGAGAGCGGCACCGACATTGCCACAAACAGTGCATTAGTAGCACCCATAAAAAACATCAAAATAATGGTAACTAAAATGAAACCAATAATAATGGTATTAATCAAATCGTGCAAGGTTACACGTGTAGAGGTAGATTGGTCGCCGGTGATGGTGATTTTTAAATCTTTCGGAAATTTATCTTTTTGCAAATCAGTAATAATTGCACGCACCTTATCAGATGCTTCAATAAGGTTTTCACCACTGCGTTTGATGATGTTTAGGGTAATTACATTTTTATGCGCTAGGCGGGCATAACTTTCTTTTTCTTTAAAGCCATCACGGATTTCGGCAATATCTTTTAAATAAACGGTAGCGCCGGAAGCAGAGCGAATGATGATATCGTTCAACATGCGTGGTTCTTTAAATTCGCCCAAAATACTGATGCTGCGCTTCATGGCATCCATTTTAATTTGGCCGGCACTCATGGTCATATTTTCATATTTCACAGCCGTTTCAATGTCGCGCATGGTCACATCGGCTGCTTCCATTTTAAACTTATCTACATTAATTTGGATTTCGCGGTCGAGTGCACCTACAACATCCACGCGGGTAATTTCGCGCATGCCTTCAATTTTATCTTTGGCATCGTCAGCAAAATTTTTGAGTTTATTCAAATCAAAATCACCGGATATGTTCACATACATGATGGGCATTTCACTAAAATCTACCTCAATCACGTTGGGTTCTTTCGTAAGCACAGTAGGTAAATCGGTACGTGCCTTATCTACCGCATCTTTTACTTTTTGCTTGGCAATAGGTACGGATACATCGGTATTAAATTCCACAATCACATTCGAGAAATCCTGAATGGAGTTACTGGTTAATTTTTTTACTCCGCTTATGGCTTTAATTTGCTTTTCAAGCGGCTTGGTTATCAGGTTCTCCATGTCTTTTGGAGAGGTTCCAAAATTGATGGTGCTCACATAAATG
The sequence above is a segment of the Bacteroidota bacterium genome. Coding sequences within it:
- a CDS encoding YebC/PmpR family DNA-binding transcriptional regulator, translating into MGRVFEKRKYKMFARYDKMAKGFTRAGKEIAIAVKQGGPDPNMNPRLRMAMQNAKGINMPKDRIEAAIKRASSKEEKDFEEMVYEGYGPYGIGILVECATDNPTRTVANIRMYFNRGNGTLGKTGSLDFLFERKGVFKLKSDGLQVDELELELIDFGAQDVYLNDENEIIVETAFHDFGMMHKALEEKKFNVISSENMRVPHTQTELTDAQSEEIMLLIEKFEADDDVQNVYHNLK
- a CDS encoding type II toxin-antitoxin system RelE/ParE family toxin; this translates as MVEVVWTKLAIEQLERAAKYIQSEQGTFYAKLVLNKILEASSKLIDYPQLGPIEPLLKHKKNEYRFLVVWSYKIIYKATKNKVVVSRVFHTSQKPSKIFKK
- the dnaG gene encoding DNA primase, translated to MIPKETIDKIFETARVEEVVGDFVTLKRRGVNLLGNCPFHNEKTPSFTVSPTKGIYKCFGCGKGGNSVNFIMEHETLSYPDALRYLAKKYNIEILEEQASAEQIEIDNERESIFLVSAFAQKYFTEQLHRSPEGKAIGLSYFKERGFREDIIEKFQLGYSHDKWRNFTDAAIEAGYKVDYLVRSGLTIKSEKQQQVDLSADANAVPSELAAAKYFDRFSGRVMFPVHNISGRVIAFGGRILGSDKKVAKYINSPETEIYHKSNVLYGLYFAKKSIIAKENCFLVEGYTDVISLFQAGVENVVASSGTSLTVEQIRLIHRYTKNITILYDGDNAGIKASFRGINLILEEGMNVKVLLFPDGEDPDSYSKKVSSEELEAFIQKNSLDFIRFKTGLLYKETENDPIKKAELIHNIVETIALIPDAISRSVYVKECSRIMDMGEQILLTELNKLRRKKIGEQSEKSGFETGSTSPSSQEYEEAEKEFVVEDAIEYQERDIIRILVNFGNREIHFEVMDEEQNMQTVTTTVAERIHFEITHDNLLFENKNYQLIFTEVAQHLADEKVPDVAYFTQHHDPVIQQLAIDLVSNKYELSQHWERHHINVQTEEMVLKQSVYSALFSLKNTKIMKLINENQLQLKESTDENMQGLIEQLQALLEAKKHFSAQLGRIILK
- a CDS encoding alkaline phosphatase family protein, with product MSTIENPSSVIRKTLTSRSIILAFFLLFVQVALYASQSRKVLIIGIDGCRSDALQQANAPHIDSLANAGLYSYDSWHLGITISGPSWSTIMTGTWWNKHGVKGNSYANSNFNSYPYFTKRAKELKPNLHCVQIAEWGPLSTEVYNDGMDLKIQTDDGGDSTTAEALRQLNDSNLDCLFAYYEAVDRAGHATGFSPNNSNYISSIEYVDDQVGILMNKLKTRPHYAHEDWLVLLVTDHGGTGILHGGNSWSERHVWWIASGSAVESAQIIKGDPGTYNFLGTGIFNSLGVNKTLMKQSPVLADIAVTALHHLIYDTGINPETYTAWQLDGKSWLANTIGMEELTEQNHINIYPNPSGGEINLIVENPLGESVQVQVYDLSGRCVKQMEASKGSNKLKLDLSDLTNGTYLSKVSIGKQSTTKRITLLR
- a CDS encoding efflux RND transporter permease subunit, with amino-acid sequence MKDLEKEFKPTTWSINNKTSIFVMTIIITLAGIMSYNTLPKEKFPDIVIPTIYVSTINFGTSPKDMENLITKPLEKQIKAISGVKKLTSNSIQDFSNVIVEFNTDVSVPIAKQKVKDAVDKARTDLPTVLTKEPNVIEVDFSEMPIMYVNISGDFDLNKLKNFADDAKDKIEGMREITRVDVVGALDREIQINVDKFKMEAADVTMRDIETAVKYENMTMSAGQIKMDAMKRSISILGEFKEPRMLNDIIIRSASGATVYLKDIAEIRDGFKEKESYARLAHKNVITLNIIKRSGENLIEASDKVRAIITDLQKDKFPKDLKITITGDQSTSTRVTLHDLINTIIIGFILVTIILMFFMGATNALFVAMSVPLSCFLAFLVFPSIGFNLNMIVLFAFLLALGIVVDDAIVVIENTHRIFDNGKVPIKQAAKIAAGEIFLPVLSGTLTTLAPFIPLAFWKGIIGKFMFFLPVTLIVTLLASLVVAYIINPVFAVQFMKPHQDDNDPAVRAKKNKGLKIASVVFGAIALIFYLGGNFGMGNFILFLLLLVILNRFVFTKVIEKFQNKTWPSIQDSYARLLKRALKGNRPTWLLLGTFGLLIFSFVLTGIVKPKVVFFPSSDPNFVYTYINLPVGTNVEYTDSITRIVEERVYKVMEPDGKPNPIVESIISNVAVGATDPSDGDRSTSPNKGKVAVAFVEFAHRNGASTSIYLDKIREAVKGIPGAEITVDKEAAGPPVGKPVSIEITGDDLTDLIQTAKHLKLDLDSMQIPGVEELKSDIQNNKPEIVIDIDRERANREGISTAQIGGEIRNAVFGAEVSKFRDANDEYPIQLRYKEDQRNNIDVLMNLKITYRDMNMGGLIRQVPLASVANIHYDNTFGGIKRKNQKRIVTLSSNVLSNANANEVVAKVQEAVAKFPLPAGISIDMTGEQEQQKETGAFLGTALMISLGLIFLILVTQFNSISRPLIILSEILFSVIGVLLGLSIFDMQISIVMTGIGIVALAGIVVRNGILLVEFTDLLIEQGYELNAAIIEAGRTRMTPVILTASATILGLIPLAVGLNIDFVTLFTEFNPHIFFGGDSVAFWGPLSWTMIFGLSFATFLTLILVPAMYLIAMNIKKRVGLIKA